The Zingiber officinale cultivar Zhangliang chromosome 9A, Zo_v1.1, whole genome shotgun sequence genome window below encodes:
- the LOC122018670 gene encoding BTB/POZ domain-containing protein At1g30440-like isoform X1, with product MYKMACMKLGSKPDAFHQQGQAWFCTTGLPSDVIVEVEEMTFHLHKFPLLSKSSFLERLIKNSDEEDIVTRQADVPGGTQAFELVAKF from the exons ATGTACAAGATGGCATGCATGAAACTGGGATCAAAACCCGATGCCTTCCACCAACAAGGGCAAGCTTG GTTTTGCACAACAGGACTTCCTAGTGATGTTATTGTCGAAGTTGAAGAAATGACCTTCCATCTCCACAAG TTTCCTTTGTTATCAAAAAGTAGCTTTTTGGAAAGGTTAATTAAGAACTCTGATGAAGAAGATATTGTGACAAGACAGGCTGATGTTCCTGGTGGTACACAAGCATTTGAACTTGTGGCTAAGTTCTGA
- the LOC122018670 gene encoding BTB/POZ domain-containing protein At1g30440-like isoform X2 translates to MHETGIKTRCLPPTRASLIWFCTTGLPSDVIVEVEEMTFHLHKFPLLSKSSFLERLIKNSDEEDIVTRQADVPGGTQAFELVAKF, encoded by the exons ATGCATGAAACTGGGATCAAAACCCGATGCCTTCCACCAACAAGGGCAAGCTTGATATG GTTTTGCACAACAGGACTTCCTAGTGATGTTATTGTCGAAGTTGAAGAAATGACCTTCCATCTCCACAAG TTTCCTTTGTTATCAAAAAGTAGCTTTTTGGAAAGGTTAATTAAGAACTCTGATGAAGAAGATATTGTGACAAGACAGGCTGATGTTCCTGGTGGTACACAAGCATTTGAACTTGTGGCTAAGTTCTGA